Genomic window (Oenanthe melanoleuca isolate GR-GAL-2019-014 chromosome 1A, OMel1.0, whole genome shotgun sequence):
TCTCAGGAGTTATCCTGACTTTGAGCCTGAgctgtccttttccttttcctctctttccttttccttttccttttccttttccttttccttttccttttccttttccttttccttttccttttccttttccttttccttttccttttccttttccttttccttttccttttccttttccttttccttttccttttccttttccttttccctttccctttccctttccctttcctttcctttcctttcctttcctttcctttcctttcctttcctttcctttcctttcctttcctttcctttcctttcctttcctttcctttcctttcctttcctttcctttcctttcctttcctttcctttcctttcctttcctttcctttcctttcctttcctttcctttcctttcctttcctttcctttcctttcctttcctttcctttcctttcctttcctttcctttcctttcccttcccttcccttcccttcccttcccttcccttcccttccctttcctttcctttcctttcctttcctttcctttcctttcctttcctttcctttcctttcctttcctttcctttcctttcctttcctttcctttcctttcctttcctttcctttcctttcctttcctttcctttcctttcctttcctttcctttcctttcctttcctttcctttcctttcctttcctttcctttcctttcctttcctttcccttccctgaaacttccctgaaacttccctgaaacttccctctttcctttccctttcccctttttctctccttttttttctgtccttttttcctctcttttcccccttttctccttttttctctcctttttttcctcctttttttctcctttttttctctttttcctccttttattctccttttttctccttttattctccttttccccctttattctttttcccctttctttccccttttccccccctttatcctttttcccattttcccacctttccccttttttctccctttatcctttttctttttttttccctttttttttcctttttttttctcctcctttttttttctccttttccccctttctttcccctttttcccccctttatccattttccccctttccccttttttctccctttatcctttttctcattttttctcatttttttcttctttttttctcctttttcccctttctttccccttttctccctcttttcccctttatcttttttccacatttttcccctttttcctttccccccagTTAAATCaacataaacagaaataaaaccattaaAACCCCCTTTCCCTTCatccctcccttttcccaatTAATTTCTCTCCCCAattaaatttggatttttccctGTGCAGGTGCAGAGGTCCTGGCTGCAGAAATCATCCTCAAGCcccagcctgaggctgctgaggaggaaattccagctcctgatgctgctgcagtggaagcAAAGAGGCCAAAAACTcaggaaaacctggaaaagaggaaaatcccTGGGGcaggcaaaaataaaatgcagaaaaacgtggaaaacaaagcagcaaaagctgcagagaaCCAGCAGGAACAGAAtggtgagagaaaaaaaataattgaaaaagcATCCTGtgattttccccttttaaattgttttttttcccttttaaaattgattttttccctttaaaattgattttttttttccctttttaaattgatttttttcacttttaaattgatttttttctctttttaaattgttttctccttttcaaaattaaatttttccccttttaaaattgaatttttttcccttttgaaatttagtttttcccatttcaaatttagtttttccttttaaaatttagtttttcccttttaaaaccGATCTCTCACCTTTACCTCCCTCAGAGCAGAATGAGCcactcttgattttttttgattgattttttttcccttttacaaTTTaggtttttcccttttaaaattcttttttttcccttcctaaattgatttttttcctttttaaatttaaaaatgaatttttaatttgggtttttttttccttttcaaattgattttccccttttcaaattgatttttttccttttcctcccccagaATAGAAGGAGccactttgattttttttttaattgattttttcccctttttaaatttaatttttccctttttataattttaatgtttcaatTTTCAAATTgatctttttcccttttaaaaatttttttccccttttcaaattgatttttttccttttgttttcctttctcagagcaggagctgctctgattttttttttattgatttttttttaatttgttttttccccttttaaattgattttcccctttttaaatcgattttttttcctttttaaatcgatttttcccttttaaaaatttaaatttaaatttttaatttagttttttcccctttttaaatcgatttttttccatttctaaatcaatttttccatttctaaatcgatttttttccttcctaaatacattcttcccttttaaaatttcaatttcatgttaattttttaaatttattttttccctttttaaatcaattttttccctttctgaatcgattttttcccctttctaaatcaattttcccttttaaattttcaatttcaatttaaatttttaatttattttttcccttgttaaataggtttttttcccttgcaaaatggattttcccttttaaaatttcaatttcaatttttaattttaaattttttttttaatttttaaatattttttcccctttttaaatcgtttttttctttttaaatcgatttttcccctttctaaattgatttttcccttttaaaacttcaatttcaatttaaatttttaaatcagcattttccttttttgaattTAGTTTGTTCCTTTCTAcattgatttttcccttttttaaaatttcagtttcaatttaaatttttaaatttattttttccctttttaaatagtttttttctcattttaaatcgattttttccatttctaagtcaattttttttccttcctaaataaattcttcccttttaaaatttcagtttcatattatttttttcatttatttattatatttatatttatatttatatttatatttatatttatatttatatttatatttatatttatatttatatatatttatatttatatttatatttatatatatttatatttatatttatatttatatttatattatattatttatattaatttatatttatattaatttatattattttttccatttttaaatctatttttttgtcattctaaatcaattttttccctttctaaatcaattttttcccaagtcaatttttttccctttctaagtcaattttttcccatttctaaattgatttttttccctttctaaatcaattttcccttttaaattttcattgaaatttaaatttttaaatttattttttccctttttaaatcggatttttttttcccgttTTAAATcgattttttttccctttctaaaattaattttaaaaattaaatttttcaattaattttttttttttctaaactgattttttttttttctctttcttccccccagctcagctggaccctctgtgcctgcctgagcCCCCCAGGATCTCCCCCCTGCAGGGGGACAGCTGTGAGCCCCACGCCCTCAacctgctggctgagctggccctgagctcctgcatccctgccttcatccccccagtccctctgcagcagcaaaaccctAAACCTGATCCCCAATCCCACCCTAAACCAGACCCTAAATctgatcccaaatccaaccCTAAATctgatcccaaatccaaccCTAAATCTGACCCTAAACCCGATCCCAAATCTGACCCTAAATCTGATCCCAAATCTGACCCCAAAtctgaccccaaatccaaccccaaatctgatcccaaatccaaccccaaatATGATCCCAAATCTGACCCCAAATCTGACCACAGATACCACAAGAAATCCCCCCCCAGCAAACCCCAGTTTCTTCCCAGCACCAATTCCTCTCCTCCCCTGGAGAAATCCTCTGGAATTCTCAGTTTTGCCTCGGTGAATCCCACCCCTGCCCCGCTCCAGGAATCCCCAGAGGTGACCCCACACTCCATCATCTCAGCTGAGCACTCCTACGCCTCCCCCATGCCCGAGGATCCCAGGAAATCCCCAGATcccaaagaaaaccccaaatctttTCCCAAAAACCCCGCCAGGAACGTGCTGGTGGGGAAGGTGCTGCCCTTCCggcaccagagctgctcctcgCTGCCCGCCCGCAGCAGGGGCTCCCCCAGGAGAAAAGAGGATTTCTCCAAAAGGCACACggtgaatttttggggggattccATCAAGGTCACCTGTCGTTGGAAAGGGAAATACCTGTTCCACCTGGACAGCAGGTACACCAACAATTCCCTGGAGAAAGCTGTGGTGCGGGCACTGCATGGGTGAGTGAGCCCTGGGGGGATTTCTGGggtttaattttgtctttttgttttctgtaattattgggtttgctctttgttttgttgggaaaaacaaaaaaaagaaggggtGGTGGGACAGCTGGAGCCAAAAATAATCCTAGTCCTaggatgaaaaggaaaagagggaatttccctaggaaaagagggaattttgTCCCTCTCAGGTGAGAcctcagccctggggacacagcaggatctggagctgctggagcaaatccagaggaatccatggagctgctccagggctggagccaggctgggagagctgggggtgctcacctggagaagggaaggatccagggagagcttccagcacattgcagggcctggaggggatccaggagagctggagagggactggggacaagggatggagggacaggacacagggaattgggaaaggggagattagggaaggaattgctggctgggctggaattgccagagaatccctggatccctgcaatgCCCAAggccctgggacagtgggaggtgtccctgccatggcagggtggcactggatgatctttaagatcccttcccacccaagTCATTCCAGAATTCTGCAATTCCCgtggctctgcagctggaattggTACCCAAAGCCatgaccccaaatcctccatcccTCATTGGCAGCTTGGATTTCCTgtacttttattatttcttatgaAAAACTTGAATATGCATCAAGTGATCTGTGCCCCTCTGCCTTGGGGCTGAGCCCTGTAGGAGTGAATTCCAGGGGTGAATTCCAGAGGTGAATTCCAGGGTGAATTCTAGGGATGAATTCTCTGGGATGAATTCCAAGGGTGAATCCCAGGGGTGTACTCCCTGGGGTGAATTTACTGGGATGAATTCCAGGGATGAATTCTAGGCATGAATTCCCTGGGATGAATTCTCTGGGGTGAATTCCAGGGATGAATTCCCTGGGATTAACTCTAGGGATTACTTCCCTGGGATGAATTCTCTGGGGTGAATTCCAGAGATGAATTCCCTGGGATTAACTCTAGGGATTACTTCCCTGGGATGAATTCTCTGGGGTGAATTCCAGAGATGAATTCCCTGGGATTAACTCTAGGGATTACTTCCCTGGGATGAATTCTCTGGGGTGAATTCCAGAGATTAATTCCCTGGGATTAACTCTAGGGATTACTTCCCTGGGATGAATTCTAGGGATTAATTCCGTGGGATGAATTCCAGAGGTGAATTCTAGGGTGAATTCCCTGGGATGAATTCCAGGGGTGAATTCCCTGATAGGAATCCCAGGGATGAATTCCCTGATAAGAATCCCAGAGGTGAATTCCCTGGTATGAATTCCCTTGTGTGAATCCTAGGGATGAATTCCCTAGGCTGAATCTCAGAGGTGAATCCCAGGGATAAATCCCAGGGATGAATTCCCTGATAAGAATCCCAGAGGTGAATCCCAGGGATAAATCCCAGGGGTGAATTCCCTGGGATGAATTCCCTAGGCTGAATCCCAGAGGTGAATCCCTGGTATGAattccctggagctgagcagggtgGGGATGTTTCaccctctctcctcccctcgCAGCCCGTGTGACCCCGACCTGCCTGACGACGTGGAGGGGATGAAGCTGATCCTGCACACGTGGGTGGCTCTGTTCTACAGGAAACCCAGCAAACTCCTCAGCAGCTCCCGCAAGGTGGTGGAGCACATCAACCCCAAAAAATTCGTCTCCATCAACAGCTCCAGTGCTTTCCTGGAGCTCAGTGATGACAGCCAGGACTGCTTTGGCTTGGAGACGTGTCCTGCAGACTCGGGCTCGGATCCTGACCAgacccccagcagctccctggatcCCAGCCCCCCTTCCCAGCCCGAGAAAAGCGCCGCCGATTCCCAGACGGACGCAGCTGTGGACAGCACCGTCTCCTCCTCCTCgggggagctgccctgcagggaggaggaggaggaggagcaggagccttCCTCcaccagctgtgctgagagcctggccctgcaggagtgttctggggagcagctggatggGGCAGACGGGGAGCAGGAGGCGCCGCCCCAGGAGCGCGCGCGCGGCGTCCACAGCGGCACTGCAGTGAGTCGGGGTTCAGGGGCTCCAGGGCACCTGCTCCTGTTTAAAGAGCAGGATTTCCCTCTTTAAAGAGcaggaattttgtttttaaagagcAGGATTTTCCTGTTGAAAGGGCAGGATTTTCCTCTTAGAGCAGCAAGATCTTCTTGTTAAAAGAGCAGGATTTTCCTCTTAGAGGAGCAGGATTTTCATTTTAGAGGAGCAGGATTTCCTGTTTAAAGAGCAGGATTTTCCTCTTAGAGGAGCAGAATTTCCTGTTAAAAGAGAAGGATTTTCCTGTTagagcagcaggattttcctGTTTAAAGAACAGGATTTTCCTCTTAGAGAAGCAGAACTTTCCCCTTAGAGGACCAGGATTTTGCTGTTAGAGGAGCAGAATTTTCCTGTTAAAGGAGCAAGATCTTTCTGCTAAAAGAGCAGGATTTCCTGTTTATATTGCAGGATTTTCCTGTTAAATGAGCAGAGTTTTCCTCTTGGAGAAGCAGGATCTTGTTGTTGAAAGAACAGGATTTTCCCCTTAGAAGAGcagaatttttctctttaaggAGCAGGATTTTCCTCATAGAGGAGGAGAATTTTCCTGTTAAAAGAGCAGGATTTTCCTCTTTAAGGAGCAGGATTTTGCTGTTAAAAGAGCATGTGGATTGTGTTCCAGGAGGAGCCAGtcaaggagcagctgctggatgcCAGGATCACCCCCAGCCCTTCGGAGGAGCCCAGCAAATCCCTGGAAAATGCCGGGAGcccaaccccaaattccagcacagctccatggaCAGACCCCCCCTGTGCACCCCAGGAacaagggaagcagcaggaaaagcagcaggaaggaggctcagggagtGGCCCTGGCCCTcctgaggatgaggaaggaatGGGAGACtctgggaattccctgggagctgaggatggagctgaTCCATGTGATTCCGTGCCCTCGGAAGGAAATCCTGGGAGTGCTGAGCCTGGAGGAGCCACGGAGgaaggggagcagccccaggagcccccTGAGCACtcaggaaaagaggagaggagggaggtggaggaggagaaggagctggaggatgaGCTGCCCTTCCTGGACGCCGTGGATTTGGTGCTGTCAGAGAGCAGCGATACAGAGATGGAATGCGAGCAGAACCCGGGGAATTCGGCgtctccagagcagctgggggctCCTGAAGGGGACCCCGTGCCCAGCCCCACCTCTCTGGCATCCCCCTGCCCCCACAgatcctccccagctctgtcacacGGGGTCAGGCCTGACCCTGAGGAGGCCCCCCCAGAGCAGGACGAGCCCCCGCATCCCCgggatggagcagccagtgcagccGAGCTGGGCTCACCCCACAGTGCCagtggggagctgctgtgcccccctgagcccagccctgcctgtggggcacagcctgACAGCATCACAGAcagcccagcacctgctgcagacacagggagctgctcagagcaggaaatgCGGGATCAGGCTCCCTCTGGGAGCACCGAGTGTCCCCGGGGGCAGGGAGTGGCCCTGAGCCTGTCCCCAGACTCCAGCTCTCCCGATGGATCCGTGCATCCCTGGAatgctgcagagcaccagcGCAAGGACAGCCCCCAGGCACCgtcccagagccaccagctggATGGGGCTGAGGCTGATCCCAGCCAGAATTCCCTGGATACTGAgcagccaaacccagctgggaACAGGGTTGTggtggaagagcagcagggaaacccctctgccagctgcagggaggagctggatgaGCCCGTGGCAGCAGGAGATGGCCCGGGCTCCCCCTTGGAGTGCACAGACACCGGAGGTgactgcagggctgagcagagggaggaggaggccGAGAACATAGAGATCCCTGCCCACCACcacctgctggagccagagccctcctcctccagcagggaggagaTCTCAGCCATCAAGGAGCCCCCCAGGGACTCAGCCCCTGCCTGTCCCGGGGCTGGGGAGAATCCCGGCGTGCGGGGGTCGGTGCTGTGCCGCCTCTGGAAGCCGAGCTGGGAGGGgggagctgcacagctcagcGTGCCTGCCTGGGATGGCTCCTTCCATCCCAGcttctcccaggagctgctcagacccccagccccctgctcccccgtgggtgtgtctgtgccagcagagccaggatcTGCTCCTCCTTCTCCGGGTGATCCATGGCGCGAGCCGGAGGCTGCAGAGCCGGGGTCTCCCCTCCCTGAggggctccctgggctgctccctcccaccccagaCAATTCCCAGGGGTCTGGGGGTtgtggcagccccaggagctgtgacATCCCTGGGACCTGTGACattcccaggagctctggcagtCCCAGGAGTTGTGGAagccccaggagctgtgacagCCCCAGGAGTTGTGATTTTCCCAGGAGCTCTGACagtcccaggagctgtggaagTCCCAGGAGTTGTGGCAGCCCTGGGACCTGTGACATTCCCAGGAGTTGTGACAGCCCCAGGAGTTGTGGAAGCCCCAGAAGCTGTGGAAGTCCCAGGAGCTGTGAcattcccagctgtggcagccccaggagTTGTGAaatccccaggagctgtggcagtcctgggagccaggcagaggACCCGAGAGGAAGCCCTGGCCAGGAGCCCTTCCCCTCTGAGGATCTGGAAGcaggcagcattcccagccctgcccctgtcccagtCCAGGAATGCccccctgagccctgggatgggtgtgagcccagccccagggatggatgtgagcccagccccagggatggatgtgagcccagccccagggatggatgtgagcccagccccagggatgggtgtgagcccagccccagggatggatgtgagcccagccccagggatgggtgtgagcccagccccagggatggatgtgagcccagccccagggatggatgtgagcccagccccag
Coding sequences:
- the TASOR2 gene encoding protein TASOR 2 produces the protein MGERRRGESGEPGTGLAVESEDPNSLLQRAVALLQSSYLDSTSQQGFQYSKAILVENDLFLSELRAFAQAKEAAGYSQEELQETFAFLLFEKEEEAKEVCQSGLRVNSSSISTLGDPAKGVYISKYSDCLQPRPWHHKKSGYIVICKLIKGKVRSISESSTCACPSPGYDCHVSSQTSCSSQYYVYEVSGAGAAERPRQVCPYIVLHRQRREPPMSALAEQNHQAPFVPWQGQLSIGGHFQCRISLRSRFSRTVPAQLPPNLDIKHVMGLSDLRKKLPAAAFGKKNYTGNEVCFQGVYSSLYEVEISKKDQSKMDQLLEKLKEKDLAIIKYLQDQGFLILLTSSALAREDGLEPKEPVSLLALFLFSSPRALCPPVEKDPKNPKESRTRSGISLKITSVLPGLRYALRKATSSSWDSSCIQEKLQEYSRLDGNSIPIPAPSQEEGAHPSQKFLQLQRYLSDPSAFTLGVSVALECLGTAGRSLGISSSSSSSSSSSSSSSLNPAADRATKSVTSPTKPWGRDCRRKSSRNLGKNPSLLQAQTDPGEEESRGRKKPTIPAAVPKKSAPPGSSSGAMLKLANLQLPHGRKRGAEVLAAEIILKPQPEAAEEEIPAPDAAAVEAKRPKTQENLEKRKIPGAGKNKMQKNVENKAAKAAENQQEQNAQLDPLCLPEPPRISPLQGDSCEPHALNLLAELALSSCIPAFIPPVPLQQQNPKPDPQSHPKPDPKSDPKSNPKSDPKSNPKSDPKPDPKSDPKSDPKSDPKSDPKSNPKSDPKSNPKYDPKSDPKSDHRYHKKSPPSKPQFLPSTNSSPPLEKSSGILSFASVNPTPAPLQESPEVTPHSIISAEHSYASPMPEDPRKSPDPKENPKSFPKNPARNVLVGKVLPFRHQSCSSLPARSRGSPRRKEDFSKRHTVNFWGDSIKVTCRWKGKYLFHLDSRYTNNSLEKAVVRALHGPCDPDLPDDVEGMKLILHTWVALFYRKPSKLLSSSRKVVEHINPKKFVSINSSSAFLELSDDSQDCFGLETCPADSGSDPDQTPSSSLDPSPPSQPEKSAADSQTDAAVDSTVSSSSGELPCREEEEEEQEPSSTSCAESLALQECSGEQLDGADGEQEAPPQERARGVHSGTAEEPVKEQLLDARITPSPSEEPSKSLENAGSPTPNSSTAPWTDPPCAPQEQGKQQEKQQEGGSGSGPGPPEDEEGMGDSGNSLGAEDGADPCDSVPSEGNPGSAEPGGATEEGEQPQEPPEHSGKEERREVEEEKELEDELPFLDAVDLVLSESSDTEMECEQNPGNSASPEQLGAPEGDPVPSPTSLASPCPHRSSPALSHGVRPDPEEAPPEQDEPPHPRDGAASAAELGSPHSASGELLCPPEPSPACGAQPDSITDSPAPAADTGSCSEQEMRDQAPSGSTECPRGQGVALSLSPDSSSPDGSVHPWNAAEHQRKDSPQAPSQSHQLDGAEADPSQNSLDTEQPNPAGNRVVVEEQQGNPSASCREELDEPVAAGDGPGSPLECTDTGGDCRAEQREEEAENIEIPAHHHLLEPEPSSSSREEISAIKEPPRDSAPACPGAGENPGVRGSVLCRLWKPSWEGGAAQLSVPAWDGSFHPSFSQELLRPPAPCSPVGVSVPAEPGSAPPSPGDPWREPEAAEPGSPLPEGLPGLLPPTPDNSQGSGGCGSPRSCDIPGTCDIPRSSGSPRSCGSPRSCDSPRSCDFPRSSDSPRSCGSPRSCGSPGTCDIPRSCDSPRSCGSPRSCGSPRSCDIPSCGSPRSCEIPRSCGSPGSQAEDPRGSPGQEPFPSEDLEAGSIPSPAPVPVQECPPEPWDGCEPSPRDGCEPSPRDGCEPSPRDGCEPSPRDGCEPSPRDGCEPSPRDGCEPSPRDGCEPSPRDGCEPSPRDGCEPSPRDGCEPSPRDGCEPSPRDGCEPSPRDGCEPSPRDGCEPSPEGSPAFPDPDCAQVGEAEIPVSPWDEHRDPLGDNLEFSDAEDTLPNQDTHKDLALEDPLENSLGDSEQEYFEGNSRSSFPSRSCCIVRSMDAAGARTNQDSSSRSSLHSQEQGQDWGWDIPRDPRSFVVTRQCQERMENLQLPRRRGRCPQGSHLAQSLLGTWRGSEEITQNTLDMECLRFHYKLKEILRKGKPPFSTSNSIFPTSLSPSPLSPRSRSPLQVTIPPSDTWPGGFQCHRDAGGSRRGRSRAGSCQPRAPLRLGQLRYQRAAPEPHGDVTGILDEYSHFQRVLLGRAEARRDPLARGEAQRGQAGTGLPGRTVPVQGMVAALRSQLRRVAARAQPGLFYLLETGKEPFFDRVKAVLRAEGFVRTEPPSFCGARRRGRRLLVVIRNQDISCHIHTVPCLLQLKLCPSVVFAGVDDPQDVAEDTFQELFQAGGFVVSDEELLERVTLDQLQEVVKVLEKLNRNGRWKWLLHHREGKKLRGGLRADAIAQRKQLLLRWCQGEELLELLPFHGCDSATAAEPQRLQCLQELQLQHIHSRFCVYLTENPGSSREILESKGILVADINTFLGTMQKVAAPFRRNYW